The following proteins are encoded in a genomic region of Anas acuta chromosome 28, bAnaAcu1.1, whole genome shotgun sequence:
- the LOC137845795 gene encoding putative small proline-rich protein 5, producing the protein MCSRGSCHSRETSCHSSGSSCHGSRSSCHDSGPSCHYTFQREPVPQFPCVTPCCPPVQRYCPPVQTYCPPVQRYCPPVQPYCPQYTKNICKLPPTYPKY; encoded by the coding sequence ATGTGCTCCCGTGGATCCTGCCACAGCCGAGAGACCTCCTGCCATAGCTCAGGGTCCTCCTGCCACGGCTCCCGCTCCTCCTGCCATGACTCAGGACCCTCCTGCCACTATACCTTCCAGAGGGAACCTGTGCCACAGTTCCCCTGTGTGACGCCGTGCTGCCCCCCCGTACAGCGCTACTGCCCCCCCGTGCAGACCTACTGCCCCCCTGTGCAGCGCTACTGCCCTCCCGTGCAGCCCTACTGCCCCCAGTATACCAAGAACATCTGCAAGCTGCCACCAACGTACCCCAAGTACTAG